The genome window CCCGAGCATGGTGACCGATCTACCTGAGCTGAACCCAATTTCAAGCGTCCATTATTTCCACCTGGATCATATCGGATCCGTAGCTCTGGTCACTGATGGGACCGGGAGCCGAGAACATTCTGCCTGCCGATTTCCGTTTGGTGGGGTGAGGCGTTCCGACGGACAGACATCGTCTGACAACGCCTATGGATTTGTGCAGAAGGAGCTGGATCAAGAGTCTTTCCTTGGCTATCTGGAAGCCAGGTACTTTCAGTCTGCAGTGGCGCGCTTTCTGTCGGTGGATCCGGCTGCGGTTCTGAACGAAAGTGAACGGACTCAACGGGGACTCGCAGACCCTCGACTTAATCCGCAGATGCATTTACATGGATACGGCTACGCTGGGAATAATCCGATTCGGTGGACGGATGCCGATGGTCTGGATGCCACCACCCCGGTTCTACCCACTGACGGTGCGTCCTTGGACCGTCAACGTCGAAATCGCATCCCTCTACGGTCGGATAATCCTAATCGACCACGGGCTGAAATCGTCATCGAGCATGACCGCACACAGCGGCGATTGAGCCGAACCGGTGAGAGTCACAGATCGAGTGCGGAAACCGGTTTGCGTTGGCAGGTGGTTGCCCCGACGGCTCGAGTGCGAAGGGATGGAACTGTGAGGTCGGTGCGCTCGCCGAGAGTTACGGTTTCTCTTCAGACAGTCTACCGAAGGGGAGCGAATCCCCAGGCCTACTCTGCCTATGGTCGAGGCACGACCGATGACGACACTGCCGCGGGCAACACGTCGCTTCGTTTTCACGAAGCGCAACATGGTCGGGCGTACATCAACTATCTACTCAGCCACCCCTTACCTGAGTACCATGGTGCGGCGGGAATGACCGTCGATCAGTTCCATGAAGCTAATCGTAACTTCGAACAGGCCCTTCAATCGTACGTGAACGCGGCACGTGCCTATGCCGGCCCGCCCGTTGATTGCGTAGGGGTGAGAGCTTCCTTTTGCGAATGAACAACCTGTTGAGAAAGTCTGCTGTGATGCGCCACGATTCTGGATCTTTGCACTTCGCCTTCGTCCTGGTTTCGCTGTGGTTGTTGACGCCTCCGTCGATTTCTGCCGTGCAGGTCAGTCCTGGTCAGACCTCCGTTCTATACGTCAATAAGTTCTTCGAAGTTCGCGACCACGATGTGCCGACCAAGTATGTCTGGAACGGCTCCACCCGGGTCGCGCGAGTCACTGGCTCCTTAACGGACACGCCCCGCCAACAAAGACTGCGAGTATACGCGGGCTGGAACCTTGTCAGCCTTGCGGTAAGCCTCTCCAACGCATCGGAGCAGTTGTTGAAGGGCGGCGTCGCGGACGCCGCATTCCTATGGAACCGATCAACACGACTGTGGGAGCCAGTTGGCCTTGGTGGTTCCCTCCCATCGGGCTCCGTCCTCTGGTTGCGCTCCAAGCAAGAAGCCACCGTGTCGCTTCGTGGAGTCCAGTTGCCTCCTGGACCGCAGTCGCTCGCTGGCGAAGGCGACTTCGTGAGTAACAATGATCTGGAGGCGCTCTCATTGTCCTCGATTCTAAGCCCAGTCACGACCAATGCAGCAATGTTTGCCTACGAAGCCTGGTCGAGGCGATGGATCTCCTGGTTACCACCGCCGCTCGGAGACCTTGCGGCGGAACCACCCTGCTTGGCTCCTGGCGAAGCACTGTTCGTGCGTGCGGAGAACTCGATCGCGCTCTCTGCGCCGGATGATTCCCTCCGTATCCGCTACTTCCATCAGGATCATCTTGGTTCTTCGAGCTGTGTCAGCGATAGCCGAGGCGGAATCGTGGAGGAGACGGCGATGTATCCGTTTGGTGCTGCCCGAAACGACTTCCAGCCACGCGGGGTTCAGGAGAATTACCAGTTCACCCAAAAGGAGCGAGATAAAGAGACCGCGCTCGATTACTTCGAGGCACGGTATCTCAGTGCGGGGCTGGGGCGATTCGCGAGTGTTGATCCTCTTCTCCTCGGAGTTCCTCCTGAACTGTTGGCAACTCCCCAAGCCCTCAATGCCTATGCTTACACCCAGAGCAATCCGCTGAACCTCCTAGATCCGACCGGCACCGAGTCCGTTGCAGAATGGATAGCCCAGAACGGAATTGAGGCTGCCAGACGTGACACAATTTCTGGAGATGCCGAAGCCGGTGTATGGGCTACTGCCGACGCTGTTTGGAGTGTTTTTGGGTCCGAGGGCGTTAGCAGACTATCGGACGCGGCTTTCAACGGTGGACGTGAACTCTCCGCTAGAGACTATGTTGGCGCAGGAGTTGAAGTGGTATCTGTGCTTCCCGTCGGACGCTTAGTCCGGGCAGCGAGGACACTCATTGGAATCAGAGCGGGGGAAGCCGCGGTCGGAGTAACGACCAGGGTTGGTGGAAACGCGCTGGCCGCAGATAGTGGAGCGTTCTCTCGGCTTGCTCAGCCTGGTGGCCTCACCGTCAGTGAGAATGCTGGAGGACACCTCTTGGCTCGGCATGTCGGTCAGACGGAGGCGCAACTAGGTGCTCGTTTATCAGCGCAGCCAGGGATCCCCGCAGCGTCAACCTTTGTGACAAGAGCTGAAGCCGAGGCAGCTGTTTCCGGGGCCTTCAATGCCAACGC of Verrucomicrobiales bacterium contains these proteins:
- a CDS encoding RHS repeat-associated core domain-containing protein; this encodes MRTPIDSVLYPDKYFEVRERDVPTKYVWNAEERVARVTGSLSTRPRVQRVRSWPGWNSISIAVSDALTGSSTAVPVADTWFRWSASLASFLPLDPAQAVTGPGVYWLRCSTQANWALLGNYLPPARRSIGTDGDFIQGGLERWSVVAPGIQGSLVWGFDASAGVGLAQFPYGWSSNPNRQLELAPGQVLYLRPSMVTDLPELNPISSVHYFHLDHIGSVALVTDGTGSREHSACRFPFGGVRRSDGQTSSDNAYGFVQKELDQESFLGYLEARYFQSAVARFLSVDPAAVLNESERTQRGLADPRLNPQMHLHGYGYAGNNPIRWTDADGLDATTPVLPTDGASLDRQRRNRIPLRSDNPNRPRAEIVIEHDRTQRRLSRTGESHRSSAETGLRWQVVAPTARVRRDGTVRSVRSPRVTVSLQTVYRRGANPQAYSAYGRGTTDDDTAAGNTSLRFHEAQHGRAYINYLLSHPLPEYHGAAGMTVDQFHEANRNFEQALQSYVNAARAYAGPPVDCVGVRASFCE